The Candidatus Margulisiibacteriota bacterium genome has a segment encoding these proteins:
- a CDS encoding patatin-like phospholipase family protein: MAKKNKKILGLALGGGSLRGLAHVGVLKVIEEYRIKIDYLAGTSIGSIIGALYADGMTVKEIIAVSRRIKWNNFYQFSFQLSGLSNSKAIDNLIKTFIKHDSFSKLKIPFSVTASNITKGKMVVIKSGSLSSAIQMSASFPGIYTPVIQKNEIFCDGGVFCNLPVQLVKKMGAEIIVGVDVIPKSDMDPKKNKTYTMLNIMDRSLDLMLKEQIKELTCDLLMEPVNQDINSFDLKKKEDLMKMGEKCARETLLPFLRKRGFL; this comes from the coding sequence GTGGCAAAAAAGAATAAAAAAATATTAGGTCTGGCGTTGGGTGGTGGCAGTCTGCGCGGGCTGGCGCATGTGGGCGTGCTTAAGGTTATCGAGGAATATAGGATCAAGATTGATTATTTGGCCGGTACGAGTATCGGATCCATAATAGGCGCTCTTTACGCAGACGGAATGACAGTAAAAGAAATTATAGCTGTTTCCAGACGCATCAAGTGGAACAATTTTTATCAGTTTTCCTTTCAATTAAGCGGGCTCAGCAACAGCAAAGCTATAGACAATCTTATCAAAACTTTTATCAAACATGATAGTTTTTCAAAGTTAAAAATACCTTTTTCAGTTACAGCAAGCAATATCACAAAAGGCAAAATGGTGGTTATTAAATCAGGGAGTTTATCCAGTGCTATTCAAATGAGCGCTAGTTTCCCGGGAATATATACACCAGTAATTCAAAAAAATGAAATTTTTTGTGACGGGGGTGTTTTTTGTAATCTTCCGGTGCAGCTTGTCAAAAAAATGGGCGCGGAAATTATAGTCGGAGTAGATGTAATTCCCAAGAGCGATATGGACCCTAAAAAAAATAAAACATACACAATGTTAAATATTATGGACAGGTCATTGGATCTGATGCTAAAAGAACAAATAAAAGAACTTACTTGTGATTTATTAATGGAACCTGTTAACCAGGACATCAATTCCTTTGACTTAAAGAAAAAGGAAGAC